One window from the genome of Deltaproteobacteria bacterium encodes:
- a CDS encoding DUF1697 domain-containing protein has product MSRYVALLRGINVGGKNVIQMGALAECFRGAGMTAVVTYIQSGNVVFESGEAAAAVVERLETAIERRFVVRVPVMLRTAGQLRSVVGRAPARFGAEPESYRYDVLFLAPKVSSAAVLEVVPRAPGVDEVHAGTGVLYFRRLILEAAKSKLSRLVAMPVYKTMTIRNWATTTALARLAGGADP; this is encoded by the coding sequence GTGAGCCGGTACGTCGCGCTCCTGCGTGGGATCAACGTCGGCGGCAAGAACGTGATCCAGATGGGGGCGCTCGCGGAGTGCTTCCGGGGCGCGGGCATGACCGCGGTGGTCACGTACATCCAGAGCGGCAACGTCGTCTTCGAGTCGGGGGAGGCGGCGGCGGCGGTGGTGGAGCGGCTCGAGACCGCGATCGAGCGCCGCTTCGTCGTGAGGGTACCCGTCATGCTCCGGACCGCCGGGCAGCTGCGGAGCGTGGTAGGGCGCGCGCCCGCGAGGTTCGGCGCGGAGCCCGAGAGCTACCGGTACGACGTCCTCTTCCTGGCGCCGAAGGTGAGCTCGGCGGCAGTGCTCGAGGTCGTGCCGCGCGCGCCCGGCGTCGACGAGGTCCACGCCGGGACGGGCGTGCTCTACTTCAGGCGGCTCATCCTCGAGGCGGCGAAGAGCAAGCTCAGCCGCCTGGTGGCGATGCCGGTCTACAAGACCATGACGATCCGCAACTGGGCGACGACGACCGCGCTCGCGCGGCTGGCCGGCGGAGCCGATCCGTGA